A single region of the Dehalococcoides mccartyi genome encodes:
- a CDS encoding response regulator transcription factor: protein MLKLLIITADIKKIGNLLRELEADRFEIKQAASFVLAYPLLSEVAPDIILLDFTSLQNEPSEWEIPEDVHLDRNPLVMGLLPVDDYENIALNPGLDDFIRWPGSMGELKVRLARLAEKWGMSEPGIIKAGDLVIDTLGCEVTLSGRLLDLTFREFELLKFLAQNRGRVFSREALLNKVWGYDYYGGDRTVDVHITRLRGKIEDSSHTFVETVRNIGYRFKRRF from the coding sequence TTGTTAAAACTGTTAATTATCACTGCTGATATAAAAAAAATTGGTAATTTGCTTAGGGAATTGGAGGCTGACCGGTTTGAAATAAAACAGGCGGCCTCTTTTGTTTTAGCCTACCCCTTATTATCCGAAGTTGCCCCCGATATTATTTTGCTGGATTTTACCAGCCTGCAAAATGAGCCATCCGAATGGGAAATTCCTGAAGATGTTCATTTAGATAGAAATCCGCTGGTAATGGGTCTGTTACCTGTAGATGATTACGAGAATATTGCTCTTAACCCTGGGCTGGATGATTTTATCCGCTGGCCCGGTTCTATGGGCGAACTGAAAGTCCGCCTGGCGCGGTTGGCTGAAAAATGGGGGATGAGTGAGCCGGGTATTATAAAAGCAGGTGATCTTGTAATAGATACCCTTGGCTGTGAAGTCACTCTGTCAGGGCGGCTGCTTGACCTGACATTCCGTGAGTTTGAACTTTTAAAATTCTTAGCCCAAAACCGGGGACGTGTTTTTTCCCGTGAGGCTTTGCTTAATAAGGTGTGGGGATATGACTATTACGGCGGAGACCGCACCGTAGATGTCCACATAACCCGCCTGCGGGGCAAGATAGAAGATTCCTCTCATACATTTGTTGAGACCGTGCGTAACATAGGCTACCGTTTTAAACGCCGTTTTTGA
- a CDS encoding ammonium transporter has translation MDSGDTTWLLVSTALVMLMTPGVALFYGGMVRRKNLVSTLMMSFGAMALGGVLWVLIGYSLGFGNDISGLVGGLNFLGLNGVGQDPSDTYATTVPHLAFMMFQGMFAIISLALITGAVVERIRFSALLLFGALWLCLIYSPIAHWVWGDGGWLFNLGVLDFAGGTVVHINAGVSAMALVFALGARRGFLKEQMEPNNLPMVMLGAALLWFGWFGFNGGSALTAGGLASNAFVTTNTAAASAALCWIFLSWRHRRPSLLGAVTGAVAGLVAITPAAGFVTPLAAIAIGAVAALVCYGAMIFKMKRGFDDSLDVMAVHGVGGIWGALATGIFASVAVNSAGADGLLSGNVELFLKQALGVAVTAGFAFVGSFIIAKVVDKLVGLRVKEPEEMIGLDIAQHSERAYGGSLR, from the coding sequence ATGGACAGCGGCGATACGACTTGGCTACTTGTCTCCACCGCTCTGGTCATGCTAATGACTCCGGGCGTGGCTCTGTTTTACGGAGGCATGGTCCGGCGTAAAAATCTGGTTTCCACCCTGATGATGAGCTTTGGCGCTATGGCCCTGGGTGGCGTACTCTGGGTTCTGATCGGCTACAGCCTTGGTTTCGGTAACGATATCAGCGGTCTGGTAGGCGGCCTGAACTTTCTGGGTTTAAATGGGGTGGGGCAAGACCCGTCTGACACTTATGCAACTACTGTACCTCATTTAGCCTTCATGATGTTCCAGGGTATGTTTGCTATTATCTCTCTGGCCCTTATTACCGGTGCAGTAGTAGAGAGAATCCGCTTTAGCGCCTTGCTCCTGTTCGGAGCGCTCTGGCTTTGCCTTATTTACTCACCCATTGCCCATTGGGTCTGGGGTGATGGCGGATGGTTATTCAATCTGGGTGTTTTGGACTTTGCCGGCGGTACTGTTGTACACATTAACGCTGGTGTTTCCGCAATGGCTTTGGTATTTGCACTGGGTGCCCGCCGTGGTTTCCTTAAGGAACAGATGGAACCCAACAACCTGCCCATGGTTATGCTGGGTGCGGCTCTGCTCTGGTTCGGCTGGTTCGGTTTCAACGGCGGCAGCGCTTTAACTGCCGGTGGTCTGGCTTCAAATGCTTTTGTTACTACTAACACTGCAGCTGCCAGCGCAGCTCTGTGCTGGATATTCCTTAGCTGGCGTCACCGCCGTCCATCATTGCTGGGTGCTGTTACCGGTGCAGTTGCCGGTTTGGTAGCTATTACCCCTGCGGCTGGTTTTGTAACACCTTTGGCGGCTATCGCTATCGGTGCGGTGGCAGCTTTGGTTTGCTACGGTGCTATGATATTCAAGATGAAACGCGGATTTGATGATTCCCTGGATGTTATGGCGGTACATGGTGTAGGCGGTATCTGGGGTGCTTTGGCAACAGGTATCTTTGCCAGCGTAGCAGTAAACTCTGCCGGTGCTGACGGTCTTTTGTCCGGTAACGTGGAACTGTTCCTAAAACAGGCTTTGGGTGTGGCTGTTACAGCCGGCTTTGCCTTCGTTGGCAGCTTCATAATAGCCAAGGTTGTGGATAAGCTGGTAGGTCTGCGTGTTAAAGAACCCGAAGAAATGATAGGGCTTGATATTGCCCAGCACTCTGAACGGGCTTATGGTGGGAGTTTAAGATGA